Proteins encoded within one genomic window of Halorussus salilacus:
- a CDS encoding extracellular solute-binding protein encodes MSERRRWTRRRFLATSSLAGTAGLAGCMEGLPFGGQEESTSALSLDDFRGSGPMVESRPEPGGTSMDDLPDLEGELNLYLGGGEGGLYQNLVDLLEQKYPDFDVQLKMDGSSTLANTIIEEKKGGESPADVFWSIDSTSLGVAVDAGVTTPLPDRVLDEVPEGFRESDGNWVGVAGRARAISYNTDELSESDIPNDVHEFPETAALEDAVGWAPTYGAFKSFVTAMRLISDEDDTREWLEGMIDHGTTEYQSEFLASNAVADGEISAAFANHYYAIRVMASRPDAPIDLAFTENDAGALVNVSGVEMIEGTDKSELVGDFARHLLSSEAQEFFVTRAFAYPMISGVEPVGGLPTVDELSPPDVDLSELSDLDPTNELLDEVGL; translated from the coding sequence ATGAGCGAGCGACGCAGATGGACTCGACGTCGATTCCTCGCGACGAGTAGTCTCGCAGGCACAGCAGGTCTCGCCGGTTGCATGGAGGGGCTGCCCTTCGGTGGCCAAGAGGAGAGTACCAGCGCGCTCTCGCTGGACGACTTCCGCGGTTCGGGTCCGATGGTCGAGAGTCGCCCCGAACCGGGCGGCACCTCGATGGACGACCTCCCGGACCTCGAGGGCGAACTGAACCTCTATCTCGGCGGCGGCGAGGGCGGCCTCTACCAGAATCTCGTCGACCTCCTCGAACAGAAGTACCCCGACTTCGACGTGCAGCTCAAGATGGACGGCTCGTCGACGCTGGCCAACACCATCATCGAGGAGAAGAAAGGCGGGGAGAGCCCCGCAGACGTGTTCTGGTCGATAGACAGCACCTCGCTGGGCGTGGCAGTCGACGCTGGCGTGACCACGCCCCTGCCCGACCGCGTGCTCGACGAGGTCCCGGAGGGCTTCCGGGAGAGCGACGGCAACTGGGTCGGCGTGGCCGGACGGGCCCGAGCCATCTCGTACAACACCGACGAGCTCTCGGAGTCGGACATCCCCAACGACGTCCACGAGTTCCCCGAGACGGCGGCTCTGGAGGACGCGGTGGGGTGGGCACCGACCTACGGCGCGTTCAAGTCGTTCGTCACCGCGATGCGACTCATCTCGGACGAGGACGACACCCGCGAGTGGCTCGAAGGGATGATAGACCACGGCACGACCGAGTACCAGAGCGAATTCCTCGCGTCGAACGCGGTCGCCGACGGGGAGATTTCGGCCGCCTTCGCCAACCACTACTACGCCATCCGCGTGATGGCGTCCCGGCCCGACGCCCCCATCGACCTCGCGTTCACCGAGAACGACGCGGGCGCGCTGGTCAACGTCTCCGGTGTCGAGATGATCGAGGGCACCGACAAGTCCGAACTCGTCGGTGACTTCGCACGCCACCTCCTGTCCTCGGAGGCCCAGGAGTTCTTCGTCACCCGGGCGTTCGCGTACCCGATGATTTCGGGCGTCGAGCCCGTTGGCGGTCTGCCGACGGTCGACGAACTGTCGCCGCCCGACGTCGACCTCTCGGAGCTGTCGGACCTCGACCCGACGAACGAACTCCTAGACGAAGTCGGGCTGTAG